The Natrinema sp. DC36 genome includes the window CTGGCTTACGGGCAGGGAGCATCGTTTCGGCCACCGAAAACCGTCTGGGATAGTGATATACGTGTCAGCGTTGAGGGTGGAACTGGTATGCTTGGTGAAGACGTACTCTTGGACGTACAGGACGGCATCGCGACCGTCACGCTGAACCAACCGGACCGGATGAACGCCCTCTCGGCGGGCATCAAAACCGGTATCGAGGAAGCGCTCGACGAAGTATCCGACCGAGACGACGCACGAGTGGTCGTCTTCGAGGGGGCGGGGAAGGCGTTCTGCGCCGGCGGCGACATCAGCGGCATGGACGACGCCGAGTACACGGACCACGAACGCACTCAGGGCATCGTCGAGGCCTGCGAGGCGATCCCGATCCGTATCTACAACCTCGAGTTGCCGACGGTGGCGACGGTCGACGGCTACTGCGTCGGGGCCGGCGTCGGCGTCGCGATGTCCTGTGACATGGTGCTGGCGAGCGACCGCGCCCGGTTCGGGCTCGCGTTCCGGGACATCGGCCTGACGCTCGATTACGCGACGTCGCTGTTCGTCACGCGGGCCGTCGGCCCGTACGTCGCGAAGGAACTGGCGCTCACCGGCGAGACGATTACCGGCGAGGAGGCCGACGAAATCGGACTGGTCAACCACGCGTATCCGGCCGACGAGTTCGAGGACGAGGCGGGTGACCTGATCGAGCGGATCGCCACCGGACCGACGGTCGCGCTGCACTACTCCGTTCGCAACATCGACCGATCGCACAACAGTTCGATTCAGGAAGTTGTCGAGCGGGAAGCGCAATCCCAGAACCTCGCCAGTAGCACGCGGGACCACCAGGAGGGCGTCGAGGCGTTCGGCGAGGACCGCGACCCCTCGTTCGACGGTCACTAACCGCGTTCCGGCCGGTCTCGAGCGGGCGTCACTGCCCCCGGAATTCCGGCTCCTCGCCGCAGCGCA containing:
- a CDS encoding enoyl-CoA hydratase-related protein, with the protein product MLGEDVLLDVQDGIATVTLNQPDRMNALSAGIKTGIEEALDEVSDRDDARVVVFEGAGKAFCAGGDISGMDDAEYTDHERTQGIVEACEAIPIRIYNLELPTVATVDGYCVGAGVGVAMSCDMVLASDRARFGLAFRDIGLTLDYATSLFVTRAVGPYVAKELALTGETITGEEADEIGLVNHAYPADEFEDEAGDLIERIATGPTVALHYSVRNIDRSHNSSIQEVVEREAQSQNLASSTRDHQEGVEAFGEDRDPSFDGH